One Gossypium raimondii isolate GPD5lz chromosome 3, ASM2569854v1, whole genome shotgun sequence genomic window carries:
- the LOC105796884 gene encoding GATA transcription factor 15 — MLDPSEKGSSSEDQTKKSPEWISPKGSPNQSIETKKVCADCGTSKTPLWRGGPAGPKSLCNACGIRSRKKRRAILGLNKGEDKKSKKGNINGNNYNRKSSSSNTKNLGDNLKQRLLSLGKEVLMQRSKVEKQRSKLGEEEQAAVLLMALSYGSVYA; from the exons ATGTTGGATCCAAGTGAAAAA GGATCAAGTTCTGAGGATCAAACCAAGAAATCGCCAGAATGGATTTCACCGAAAGGAAGTCCAAATCAAAGCATTGAAACCAAGAAAGTTTGTGCTGATTGTGGTACCTCTAAAACCCCTCTTTGGAGAGGTGGCCCTGCTGGTCCCAAG TCTCTATGCAATGCATGTGGGATCAGAAGCAGGAAAAAGAGAAGAGCAATTCTGGGTTTAAACAAAGGAGAAGacaagaaatcaaagaaaggGAACATCAATGGAAACAACTACAACAGAAAAAGTAGTTCAAGCAACACCAAAAATTTAGGGGATAATTTGAAGCAAAGATTATTATCTTTAGGAAAAGAAGTTTTGATGCAAAGATCGAAGGTTGAAAAGCAAAGAAGCAAGTTAGGAGAAGAAGAACAAGCTGCTGTTCTTTTAATGGCTCTTTCTTATGGCTCTGTTTATGCTTag